In Finegoldia magna ATCC 53516, a genomic segment contains:
- the rpmE gene encoding 50S ribosomal protein L31, with protein sequence MKKDLHPEYHEATVTCASCGNTFKVGSTKENINVEVCSQCHPFYTGRQRFVEHGGRVEKFKKKYNMD encoded by the coding sequence ATGAAAAAAGATTTACATCCAGAATACCACGAAGCTACAGTAACTTGCGCTTCTTGTGGCAATACTTTTAAAGTAGGATCTACTAAAGAAAACATAAACGTCGAAGTTTGTAGTCAATGTCACCCATTTTATACAGGACGTCAAAGATTTGTAGAACATGGTGGTAGAGTAGAAAAATTCAAGAAAAAATACAACATGGATTAG